Within uncultured Methanoregula sp., the genomic segment TTTGGGTTGCCTCCTGTTGCGGATTTTGCGGTAGTTGCCTTTGCGATCATCGGTTCCCTGATGAACACGTTCATCAAGCCGGTTGTTTACGCCGAGATCGGGTATAAGGAGAAAGTGGAAGGAAAGATTGACGACCCGCTCGAAGGTGTCGGTTTCTTTGGCAGGCCCGAGACGTTTCTGGTACTGATTCTTGGCGGCATCAGTGGTTTTATCTGGGCGTCCGTCATCATCATCGCCGTCTGCACGAACCTCTCTGCAATCCAGCGGATTATTTACCTTTACCGGACGCTTGCCTGATCCTGCCTGCCCGGTGCACAACCTTTTTCTCTGCTTCCCCCGCTCCCCCAATTTATGATAATTCAATCATGACCATTTTTTCTGGCCGGTACGGCCCCGTGTTTTACTACCGTGAGATGTGGACCGTGACCTTCCGGGATAAGTTCCCTCAAACCGGAAATCCTGCAGGAATAAAAATCTCGCGGGGTACAGGAGAAAAAACCCGTTTCGTTCACGCCCGTGCGACCCGCTTCACCCGGGGATTATGGTTTCTTATTGAACGCTTTCCTGACCTCGCCGTAGTATAGCTGGTAGACTTCGTCGGCGAATTGCCCCAGGCTGGGGATGAGACGGAACAGGCCGTAGGCAATAAAGACGAGGACGATGAGGGCGGTGAGTTCGGCAATCACGTTGTGGGCCCAGAAGAAACTTTCATATCCCATCTCCCCGTTGCCTGCAATGTCCGGGTAATAGGGGAACCATTGATCCGTGTAGGCCATGATGACAAAGACATTCCGGAGCAGGTTGAGGAAATAGATTGTCGGGGCGATAAGGAGGAATGCGAGTACCTTCTGGCGCACTGTTGTCGGGACTGCCGCTGCTACACCGAGGAGGATCGCGATGCTCTGGATGCCCGTGCAACCCAGAATGATCTCGACCCGGTAGCTGTTGTGCATGATGATATTCCAGCTGTCCATGGTTACCGGGAACTGGATAAGGTCGAGGATCCAGACGATCTGGCTTACCACAAGGGCAATGAGCCCGTTGCCCAGGGCTGCAAACAGGGGGACCTGGTCGAACCCGAAGGGGGCGTAAATGAGGAAGGCGACCGCGGCAGCCCGGGAAAGGCTGATGGCCCGGGTGTCTTCGGCAAGGAGATATTTTATTGTTATAACAAGGAACGGAACCGAGAGTGCGGCGATGATCGGGTACATGAAGTTGTTTTCGGAAAAAAAAGATGGCAGCGCGGCAAAGAGGGTCAGGACAATAAAGATCCAGCCTATGCAGGCCGCATATTTCCTGTGACGACCGGGTACGAGGAACGCGAGAAATCCAATACAGGATATCAGGATCAGGTACTCGATCATTATAGAATTATCCACGCAATACCAAAAAAAGGATTCTGAAGAGACAATCCTGTCAACCGCCGTTCAGGGAAAAAACCGGGCACGTGCAGTTTCTTCCTGACGGAAAAAACGGGCCTGCGCCGACACGAGGCTTAATCTTCTAGCATCACGCATAGTATACCGATGTTCTGTCCTGAATGCAAGAGTCTCCTCATGTCTTCTGCGGGTCAGCTTAAGTGCCGGAAATGCGGGTATATCCGCAAGATTGAAGGCACTGACCAGATGAAGAAGACGGTGGACCGCAAAGAAAACGAGATAACCATTGTAGAGGAGGATGGAGAGAGCATAAAAACCATGCCCACCATCCAGATCCGGTGTCCCAAGTGCGATAACAATCTCGCAATCTGGTGGCTCCGCCAGCTGCGTGCGGCTGATGAGAGCGAAGTGCGGTTCTTCCGCTGCACGGAATGCGGCCACACCTGGCGGCAATACGATTAATTTTTTTATATCCCTTGTTTTACGGTTTGATCCGGTGAAGCCGGAACAGTTGTAGAATCGTGTAGGATCGGATTCTGAACCGTTGCCGGGATCCCGGCCCGGAAGCACGAATGCCAGTGTTCCAGAAAACCGGTTGTGACTCCTGCAAACATTTGTTAATCGTGTTGTGTCCCGTGTGCTGGTCGGAACTATCGGAAAATAAAAAAAGGTATTACAGCAGGCCCGGCGCTTTGACCCGGAACTTCTGCCAGAGCACGCGTCCCACGACACGGTAGGTGTAGTCCAGTTCATCGAAACTGGGAATATCGTGCTCTTTCAACATCTCCCTGCCCGAGTTCATCGAGTCCCCGCCAAGCAGGGTTGCCACGAGCCGGTTCTGGGTCATGCCCGAGAACTTGAGGATCTGTTTTGCGATCTGTTCTGAAGTGAGGACAAGGTTCGGGAATGTGATGATGAATGCGATGTCCCAGAGATCTTCGTGTTTTGCCAGCACCTCGAATGTCTTCTCAAACCTTTTCTCGGTCGCATCGCCAATCAGGTCAATTGGGTTGCCCTTGTTCCAGAATTCAGGGAGGAACTCGTTCATCTCCTCGATGACACTCGGGGGGAGGTCGACGATCTCGACACCATACCGCTCTGCGTAATCGGAGGAAAGCACGGCATACCCGCCGGCGTTCGTGATTACGACCGCCCGCTTGCCCCTCGGGTACCTTTTCGGGTGGGCGAGCATCTGGGCTGCGAGGAATGCACCGGTCAGGGTGTGAACAGCGATGACACCGGATTTCCGGAACGCTTCCATGTACACATCGTAGGAGCCGGAGAGGGAGCCCGTGTGCGACGACGCGGCGGCCTGGCCCCTTCGGGACGATCCCGCCTTGATCGCAATGACCGGTTTGACCTTCGCCACTTCAGAGACCACTTCCATGAACCCTTTGCCGTCCGTGATCTGCTCGATGTAAAGGATGATCGCCTTGGTCTTCTCGTCCTTGCCTGCGTACCGGATATAATCGAGGAAGTCGAGGTCTGACTGGTTACCGACCGAGATGACGTTCGAAAACCCGATGTTCTTGGCAAGACTCCAGTCAACGACCGTGTTGATGATGGCGCCGCTCTGGGAGATGAACGCGATATTGCCCGGCCTTGGCGACTGGTGGACGTACGTTGTGTCGATGCCCTTTGGTGGGATGATGATACCGAGGCAGTTCGGTCCGATGATGCGGGTGCCATGGCCCTTCGCGATGGCAAGGACGCGGTCCTCCAGCACCTTGCCGCCTTCG encodes:
- the artA gene encoding archaeosortase A, which translates into the protein MIEYLILISCIGFLAFLVPGRHRKYAACIGWIFIVLTLFAALPSFFSENNFMYPIIAALSVPFLVITIKYLLAEDTRAISLSRAAAVAFLIYAPFGFDQVPLFAALGNGLIALVVSQIVWILDLIQFPVTMDSWNIIMHNSYRVEIILGCTGIQSIAILLGVAAAVPTTVRQKVLAFLLIAPTIYFLNLLRNVFVIMAYTDQWFPYYPDIAGNGEMGYESFFWAHNVIAELTALIVLVFIAYGLFRLIPSLGQFADEVYQLYYGEVRKAFNKKP
- a CDS encoding transcription factor S, which produces MFCPECKSLLMSSAGQLKCRKCGYIRKIEGTDQMKKTVDRKENEITIVEEDGESIKTMPTIQIRCPKCDNNLAIWWLRQLRAADESEVRFFRCTECGHTWRQYD
- a CDS encoding acetate--CoA ligase family protein, which produces MTQKMLSEAEGYDMLRKYDLPVPEYQIVKSGEDAAHAAERMGCPVVMKIISPQIVHKSDAGGVIVGIGSRKAALGAFTKILDGAKAYNPDAHIEGVIVEQQAEPGLELIIGGRTDPAFGKVITFGMGGTMVELMKDVTLRILPISEEEIRQMIKEINAYPLIAGYRGSKPRDEEELVRLITNVAKFFEENVQVVEFDINPIRLYEKGACAVDARIIVDDDIKIIEKVVRAPVPMEYFNPRSIAVIGASQDSSKMGYAVMHNLLHFPGQLYPVNNKRSEIQGLKAYKTITAIPAPVDLAVITVPANQVPSVIEECGAKGVPMVVIITAGFKEMGEGGKVLEDRVLAIAKGHGTRIIGPNCLGIIIPPKGIDTTYVHQSPRPGNIAFISQSGAIINTVVDWSLAKNIGFSNVISVGNQSDLDFLDYIRYAGKDEKTKAIILYIEQITDGKGFMEVVSEVAKVKPVIAIKAGSSRRGQAAASSHTGSLSGSYDVYMEAFRKSGVIAVHTLTGAFLAAQMLAHPKRYPRGKRAVVITNAGGYAVLSSDYAERYGVEIVDLPPSVIEEMNEFLPEFWNKGNPIDLIGDATEKRFEKTFEVLAKHEDLWDIAFIITFPNLVLTSEQIAKQILKFSGMTQNRLVATLLGGDSMNSGREMLKEHDIPSFDELDYTYRVVGRVLWQKFRVKAPGLL